TTTTGCATCAGTCATtgtaatgttttcctttcatttactGAACATTTTAGCTAGCTGATAAGGTGGCAAAACCCTCAGGACAAAAAGGTAGATTGCATGAGCTCTGCTAGTGCTTTCACTGATTTTCATTGTCAGTACGAGAATATCCCTATGAATCTTTAGTCCCATCCTTGATGCCTTTGTTTGCTGCTAACCCAGGAGTCTTAAGATGGCTTTTAATgtattatgtttatttaaaataaacatgaacaattcatattttttctaatcTCCAATTTATTATTGCTCTCTctactttataaaaatacatttaaagtaAGCTGTATGGTTTCCTGtctggtttgttggtttgtgtatgtataaatatataaattaggAGCAAGAAAGAAGGGCTCACAATAATGAGGAATGTCCTTCTTTTATACTAAGTTTCATTTGCCTTGGTCCCTTTTAAAACAGTCTTCTAATATACTTATTTTAAGGTAATATCTACACTGGTACTGTGGATGGGAAACTGTGGATGATCAGTGGTGACCAGCTGCATTTCATTACTCAAATGGGGCAGAATATGCCTGAATGTGGTGAGCGACAGTTTTGATGTGAAAATGCCAACTTGTTCATATAAATGTCACTGAATGAGAAATTGAAGTGCTATTTTAGCTGCCATTAAtgttttctgattcttttgTGCAAATTTGCAAGAAAAGCCTGCTGCTATCATGTAGTTTTTCCTAATGTAGGTAGGATTAAGGTATAATGGCACACTTCTGTAGCCCCTGAGACTGGCTTGccatttaaataaagaacaacATTTTATAGAAGTCCTTCTATACCAATTTTTTTTGAGGGTGGTCTAAAGACAATTTATCCAATTATTTTCCTGCCTCAagatcaaaatgtattttagaaacagtTCAAATCTTACAAAGGAATCAGAGACTCAGAATAGCATGTCATGGTACCATCACCAGTAACTGGACTGCAaggttgcattttctttccttacttgTAAATGAGGAAGTCAaacattgaaatgtttttatcctGTTCCTTTTTGATGAATCAGACAGGCCTGAAAGGCCATTAAAGTAGCTGATTGGCTTTAGCCTGGTTTCCTAAAAAATGTGAGTTAGGTAGGTGCTTTCCCTGTCCCCAGTGTTCCTGTGCTATGGGCTAGTCTTGACTGAATTTGAAACAATTCTCAAAGATTACTTAACTTTTCTGAGTCTTATATAAATAATTGACTATGTGGAAGTTAAGAAACCAAAAATGAGACCAAAAAGATCGATCCATTCAGAGTGAGACCAGAACTCAGCTAACTTTTTGGCAGCTGCTGGTCAGTCAGCATGTGTTACTGATGTGTTACAGCTCCAGTGAGCTGTAGTGGATGCTGTCCCTTGCTTACTGGCATACTGGgggaaaattatgtattttggaGTAGAGGGCATTAGGTCACAAAACTGTAGGATGTCAAGCTTTACTAATTTCACTGCTCTCAGGAAAATTACTCACAGGAAAATTActcattataaaaatattaaacatgttAGATCTGTTTTTTTGTAGCTTTACCTGAGGATTACTTAGAGGACTCTCATGTGACCTGTGGAACTCGGGCCCCTCAGCTGAAGGGAAGTAGTTAGTTAAATTTTTCCTAAAAGTGGGTTTCTCCCATCTTCTTCTTgggaatataaaataaacaatagctaatcaattttgttttacagatttAGCAATCCTACCTGTTCTTCAGTCATCTTTAAAGTTGTCtgggaaaacagagtagagctGAATTTCTCTGAAGGTTGAGAGCaaattttttctgaagtaataaGGCACAGAGATGACTAGGTTGATGTTCTACTGTCACTTCCTTTGCAAGTTACTTTTAGAGACAGTTTAAGGAAGCTTTTAAGGATCTGGTTTATTCAAGGATGATAGTTTAGTGCTTTGCAGCCTTTGCATTTCGGGATCTTCATTTTGTCAGCCTCCTGGTCTTACCCATCCTCCTGTTTGTATCTCAGGAACTCCAGACTATGAACCATTATGTGGACGGCCCCATGGAGTCCGAATGGATCAGGACGGTAACTTGATTGTGGCGGATTCTTATTTAGGCCTGTACAAAGTCAATCCAAGGACAGGAGAGAAAACCCTCCTGCTAGCGAGTGAAAAAGGTGATGCTACAGATAGTGGGGAAGTAGATTGATCTTGGGTTTGGTCCTCATGTTTATGTATAAATTCAAAGATCAAGACATTTTAATCAGTTGAGATCAGTACTAGTGAGTGTGGGGACTGGGGCTGATTGAAAGCCCAGtggctttatatttttatgatttgtttaaaaaatagaaaacaaaagcaattatatTTGTGAGAGGCTTTTGGTTTGGTATGTGTTATGTTGAGCTGCAACCTGAACATATTTCCCtggaaatgaaagtaatttgGAGCTTGGACTTCAGCTTGGGACAAATGCAGGATAGTGATAGCATTAACTATGAGATTTGGAATTGCAATGTCTGAAACCTTAAGCTTGTGTGGATCTGAATAATTTTGAACACTTGGTGGTTTTGTACTTATTTTAACTAGTAGTCATCTTTATTAACCAGGTGTGGATGGGCTGCCTTTCAAATTCCTAAATGGATTAGAAATATCAAAGAaaagtttgatttattttacgGACTCAAGCAGCAAGTGGGAAAGACGACATCACAAATACGAGGTGAGATGAGGTAATCTTTGTAACCATTTGTTCAGACAGTTTTGAGTGTTAATTTTTGTGCTGGCAGCACTATGTGCTAGGCTGCAgaagagacaatttttttttttttttttttccaattgtgCTTGTGTGTTTTAGCTAAGCATGCTATGAATGCAGCCTGTTTGAGCCCTGAGGCAGAGGATGGGCTGTGCTATTCTGTAACTGCTCTTccggaaaaaaaaagaaattgtcatGTGATACACTAGTCTGGATTTTTACAGCATGTTAGTTTCCTCCCTGGTATCTGTCTACAAGCTGCTCTTATACTGCTGTAAATACAAGGTAGTAAATTGCTGGTCTGCTTGAAGGTGTAGTAATAGCCTTTGAGACAAACTTTATCATCTAGAACGAACTGATCGTAAAGCTGAAATTCAGTGAGGTCACAGAAACAAAGTTTGCACTGAGTCTCATCTTTATTACCACAACTGTGGATGAAATTAAGCatggagaaaaatcagattaagGGAAACATATTTAAGGGGTGGGAATTGAGATCCAAGTTAttatagggggaaaaaaagagaatggtTGAAATCTCTAATGTGCCACTTGCTGTTTCTTAAAGCTATCAGAATTATTGTTTGGTAGTACATCATCTTTGCCATTTAGTATTTCAGAACTGACAAAGGGTTGTCAGTACAAATGACAAACATAAAGGCAGTTTCCTCTTCACAGAGCTTATGTTTATATAATTCAAAGCTGCCCTGCAGATTTTTAGCAGAAGCAGCTTACTCAAATTATTTCATACCACAGGTAAAATGTCTGCTGTTCACTTGCTTTAGCAAAACACTCGTGAATGCTTTCTGGTTTGATTTGAAGAAGTTGCAATTGTTCACAGAAACCTGATAAGCCTCAATATTTCACTAAAGCAGGAACTGCAGAACTACGTATTTTGAACTCTGGGCTTTATAACCCCCAAGTTCCTCTGTTTTTTGCAAGAATGCTGTGATCAGCCTGGGAAAGGACACGAGCAGAATCCTTTGCTCCTTTAGTGGTGCGAGCCTATTGTTTTTATAAAGATGCCATCTGCCATTCTGTAAAGTCTGCTTTAATCTAATTCATGTTAATATgtcttctgattatttttctgttctaattGAAACCAGGTATGTTGATAGCCTAGTTTTTCATTAGATGTCTTGATTAAGGTAATTGAAACAAACCATCTTGGTCGCCTCTTGGCCTATGACCCTGTaacaagaacaggaagaacGGTGCTCAGTGGCTTGTACATGGCAAATGGGATTGCGCTGTCTCCCTATGAAGATTACATATTAATAGCAGAAACCAGCATATGTAGAATCATACGGTATGTTCAACATCATTCTTTTCCtagatataaaatattacatgTTAGTTTATATTACATGTTCTTAATCAATTGGTAAACATAActtttatgttattttcctggttttccttgcttttctaaaaatttgAACTGCAGATGTGCAGTTAACAGGGTTGCTATTGGAaacttaaattacttttttttctgttgcaagaGTCATAGGTTTTAGTTAATTCTAGGTAGAGATTAACAGTTGCTCTTTCCACTGCTAAATGTCTTTTATACCAATTTACTGATCTATTGAGCCCTAATTCCCTCAGACTCAATTACAATTATCCTGATGACTCCGTTCTTACAGTTACAACAGACCTCAGAGGACCAGTGTCACTGCATGATTATGATGATTAGCATAACAccccattttttccattttaaagggAGTCAGtgttttaatagttttttatttcatggaaGGTCTAAAGTCAAATTTAATACTAGTTTTCCTTTAACAGGCACAGTTTGTATGAGtagttctttttttaacagaacaagGACATAGTGTTTATGTTACATGTAGAAAGATGAGGGGTTTTGACCAATCATCATTACTCAAGTTTAGTCCTCCTTTGCATTTACTACTTCCTGCAGAgtccttttttgtattttgaaaaattcctTGCACAAAGCAAAATGATGGATCTTCCATTTTGTTAAGCTTGTCGTGTTTTGCAGCAGCCGCTGTAACTCATattcaaaatttcctttttgcagcTATTGGGTGAGTGGAACTAacgcaggaaaaaaagaagttttcgTGGACAACCTGCCTGGGTATCCAGACAACATCAGATTATCAAACACAGGCTTATACAGAGTTGGAATATCTACTACTCGCTTTGCtagtttcttttctccttttctggatGTTTTAGGACCGTATCCATTCCTGAAGAGATTTATTGCAAAGGTAACTTTGACACTGTGTAGTATTAACTATTGGTGTtgcaaaaaagttgtttttaagtATGAAAAAACTTGTTATTCTTCATTAGGAAATGGAATAGATGACTGCTTCATCTTTACCAGCCCGCATCCCAACACATActaactttgatttttctggaaCGTTTGAGGAtcggtttcttttttttttttacatattaaaCCACAGCAGTTTTACTATAGTAGTAATATTGAGAACCCATTTATAAAAGTAGGAAAATCAGTATTGACAAAAGTAGTCCACAGTTGCAAGCTCTCAGCCCTTTGTTTATAGCAACATGATATTGTCAAGGCAGGTAAAGAACCCTTTACACAAAATACAAGGATTTTGCTATAGGAATCAAACCCTGCAAAGTCATTCTTGCCACACAAGTGTCATGGAGCTGGTTACAACTAACCATGCTACTTTTTGTAGGAAACAGGCTGCCTTTTCCTTAGAACTTGCACaggaaaaacactgaagcaGGTGACTCAGTTGTGTTCCATCCTGTGTTTAGAAAATGGGTGGCTTTTAGCTGCTGGAATAAATTCAAACAACATCCACACCTTCTTGAGCAAACAGGCACTACCTGTACTTTAAGATTAGTAGGCAATTAGTGGACTGCCAGCTTTAGACACAGTCCAGTGGATATTATCAAAAGATTAAGTGTCAGGTGAATCTAGCTAGAACATCTGGAAAGCAATAGATCAGCATTGCCACTTCTTTCTAGTCATATGATcatgttccccccccccccccttgaaTTAAGTGTTaacactgtatttctttttctaaaacagGTGACTCCTTTATCATTCTACAACCTTTTTCTTCACAAACACGGCTTGTTCTTAGAAATTAACGATAAAGGAGACATTGTGGCAAGCTTCCATGACCCTGATGGTAGTGTCACTTGGGCTGTCAGTGATGTCTTTGAGCATGATGGGAAGGTGTATCTAGGTAAtacagagctgccttttcttgtgGTGCTACAGTAAACTTCACAGTTTTCATAAGCTGcagcatcaaaagaaaaataggagcATTGTTTCCAGCAGCCATTAAATACTTTTCTCTACTTAATGAACAACTGCTACGTCACCgaaggagaaacaaaacttaTACCACATGGttaagcagaaatgaaaatacaattcAGAAATACTTGGTTTAGAAGCTTGTGAAAGCCTCAGACTTAAGTAGGTTAAAGGTACCAAATCACCTTGCTCTATAGTTCAGAAAATAGTTATgtgtacatttttaaacagttgcACAGAATCATCCAAGGAGTTCAGCTCTGTAACAGGGATTGAGGCGACTTGCACATATCTTACTGTTGCTCACAGTTCCCATTTTGGAAAAAGCCTTACATAGgattttattcttcctctttgcCAGAAGCAGAACATACTGCTTTTAGTTATGAACAGCAGTTTCTCTGTTGTCTCTTTTGTTaaagttttccatttacttAACTACATCAGTTTCCAAGGAAATATGAACAAGTACAAACACTCTCACCTCAGTGTTTCTTCCTGGTACAAAGTAATCACGTGTTGTCTTACTAGACGCTGTACATAAGGCTCCCTGTGACCATAGAAAAGTTCACTAGTGGCCATCGTTAGGTGGCAGGGTGGTAAACAGAGAACAGCTTATAAATTAGGGATTCAGTCTTTGGAAGTGTGACACAGCTTGATACTTCAGGAAGGTTTAACTGAAGTAATtaacagaaagagaagtttGATAggcagtttattttttctttccgCAAAAGTGCAGCAGTGAACAGGGTCCTCTGGAAGGGCACTTTCTAAACAAATGTTCAAGACAGCAGAAGTTAAGTATGCTCACAACATGCCACAGCAAAGTATGCTCACATACAGAgagtaatacaaataaaattcattttaattgaatCACAATAAATGACAGCTGTTTCATTATgatgaaatattgtatttagCTTGTAGAATCAGTCTTAAATTTAACTTGATTGAAAAGGTATTAGTAGTCCTTTGGatgtgtgtttgcatgtatGTTGTCCCTGCTACAGCTTAATTCCTCAAAATGAAGAAGCCCCATTTACTGGGCCTGTGCTGGGTAAGCAGGTACTAGCTGTATTCAGATATGCTGAAGTGCTGATACTGAACGGTTTTTGGTTTAGGATAAAGTAATAAAGTTATGAACTGTATTTCTCCCTGTATAGTATCTACTTTACCAGATGAGATCATTAAAATTCACAGCTCTGGTTTTGttaataatgatttaaaaaaaaaaattaaaaaaaatcacattttaccTAAACCCAACTCTGTACCAGTAAGGCCCTTTTATCTAACAAATGCCTTTAGTAACAAGGTACAGATACAGCCATGGTCAAATAGCATATGAATTGGCATATCCAGGAAGACCATTTAGTCTTAAAATCACTTAGTTGGGAATTAGATCTGGGTAAGAATCAAAGTTCCTTcatagtggggtttttttatttattcatcaaGGATAAGAATTAACACTGTTCATTCAAGGCTGTAAAAATACTCAGAATTAACTGCTTCATGGAAATAGACACCGGACAAGTAACAACAAACTCCTCCAAAAGCAATGGAAGGCAGACAGCTGTTGGTTCCTGTTCTTCCTTCAACCACATGCTTTTGCTGAACAGTTCTTAACCAAAAGTGGGAGtgaaacagatgttttcctGAACTGCTATTCTCTTTTTGGTTAAGTAAGGACCGACTAATTTCGTTCTGAATTTCAATTTAATACAACATTTACTACCTATTGCAGATTTCAGGTATAGTGTGGTTCTGTGATAGTGAGTGTGTTAAGTTATTGAGCCTAGTTACAGACAAAATGCTTTACAGGTGTGCACAGATAACAAGAGTGGTAATTTGGGTACAACATCTGGTCACACATACTGAATGATCTATATCAATTCTGTCATCTTTCGTGTTAGTTATTAGGCAAAAAGTAAATCATTAAAAGATAATTTCCTTGTTATGGCTTAAGATCACTTTAAGAAGAGACAGTGCCCTTAACATCTCTACCCATAacagaggttttttccattaagaaGCAACAGAACACACATTACTTGCACTGAAACTTAACTCAAGTAGAAACTTGACATATGACCTAGATTTGATGGAACTGTTGAGGTTTAATGTGCAGCAATCACTGTATTTCACACTGGTCTCCACACagctagcaaaataaaatttaaacaaagaacAAGTCTAAGTTGCTAGAATTATCTGAGCAAAACACTACATAAGTGAACTTTAGATTTAGCTCAGCATGCAAGAAAACACTTGAGAGCATGAAGAgaactttggttttgtttttgaagacaaaatagAGTCTGAAGGATATTCATGGGCAATACTAAGGCTtgagaaaaagaacaggatAAAGCTACAGTAGtagtggaggaaaaaagtcctGAGTACTTGAAAGTGTGTAAGTAGTTTGACTATCCAAAAACCTCCGTGTTTATACAGATGCTCCAGCTGAAAAGTTACCTTTCGAGTGTTGTCTCCAAACATTTGGTCACGCTAGAAATTTGAAACTAGTTAGATTTGAGACAAAAGCTTTACAAAATCTAACCTGTAGACCATGACAGAAGTTTGCAACTCTAAGCTATGCGAAGGACAACTTCTGTGCTtcagaattaaaagcaaagaaggtTCTACTTCTCTTACTGTAGCACTGCTTGTGTCCAGCTGGTGGATCTGTGCGCCAGGGTATGCATCTTCACAGTTTTGAAAGAGTCAGGCTTTGTTGCCTACTTAATGATTACTTAGTAGAAGGTTTTATGTGACAGAAGTTGAAATCATCATGATCTCTATTTGggtaaaatatctgaaataacTAACTAAAAACTAAATAGTTGTGCCACAGTTGCATTTGACAAGAGAACTATTATCTTGCCTGATAACACAGTTGATTTGCCCACAAGCAACATGAACTTGTCTCGCAAAAGATACACAAGTCAGTGTTTCTAGACGGTGTTTTGCCGATGAATCTATACAGAAGTTATAGGCTAACGCAAGTTTGGGTTTAGAAAGATACTGAAGTTTGGGTGCCAGCGATGGCTGCATTTCAGATAAGCCTAATCAGAAGGTTGAAAAGACAACATCACCCTTCCCAAGGGAAATCAAGTGATAACGTACTGCAGCCAGATGTCTGCCATCAGTCCTTTGGTGTGAAGGCCACTTACTGCAGGTTCTGAGCAGTTATGTCTCAACCAAAAAGCAACACTCTATGAAGCACTTAAACTGCCTCAAAACAGCCCTCTCAGCCTAACTTCTAGTGAGCaaccatttatttctttttagctaGTTTGCTCTCAAAGTAATTTACCTTCAAGAAACTAATCAACATGTTAGACAATTCAAGACATTTGGAGGTTAGAGACAGATCAACTCTACTTATGGTGCCCTGGGTTGttatttttgtggattttttttttttttagtaccaCTTCTGTTCATATATTAAAACAGACTTAAGAGTTAGCTCAAAACACAGGCACACTTATTTGAATACTTGTTAGTCTCAGCACTCTTGTTTAACTCACTAGGAAGCCTATATTAAACCCTAAGAGTTTTTTCAGTAGTACACAGTAACCCATTCCAGCATTTCAAACTAGAAGGAGGTTGAAGTTACATTCTTGTCTGCAAGCTACCAAAGCTGTCCTACAAAATTCATTGGTCTCATGTGAAGTGGTCTCCTTGAAAGACAGCATTTTGCGTATGGATCTTAATTCTGCACAAGACACTTGCTAGTCAGATCCTACCATTTTGACTAATGCCTTCCTACGCTATTTTGGGCTAGTTTGCTATTGTCATTACCAGCTTTGAGCTCAATACAGGAAACCTATAATTAAACATAGCTTTTAAGAAAGTCTATGACTCTGAATATGGGTGAGCATTACTGTGCAATAGCACCTGCCTATCTAACCCGACTCAAATACGCATTTACTGAttctcagaacaaaataaactgTTCAGATTCATAGGCATAGGTTCACCTCTGTGCCTGTGATATGAAAAGGTACTTGAAAGACAAAGATGGTAATCAATTATCTGAGCAAGACAGATTAGCTGTGTCTAACAATTTAGAGTTACAGTTCAGCTGTGAAGTATACATATTGCACAAGGCAACCAGCTAAAGACAAGGGTTCTTCTTCCAAACAGGGTTTGAATAGCCCATTAAAAGTCTTCCAGCTGTGATCAAGAGAGTTAGAGACAGACCTGCTGCAGTCACTGGAGAAACTGATCAGTGGGTGCTGATTGCCAGAGGCTCTAAATGCCTTGTAAGGACTGTGCAGAAAACCTCCGAGCCCGAACACCGTGGTTGCTGAACATGAGCCGTGGGTCAAACCTGTACCTGTAGGAAGGAAGAGAGTCAGTGTGAGCTACAGTTTGCCTGCAGTGACCAACACTTCTAGAAATAGCTTCTTTCTAGCATTCTAACAGAAAACTTTGCTGCCTCAAATGACAAACTTGTGTAGCACAACTGTAAGGTCACTTTAAGTAGTTCTTAATAC
This sequence is a window from Balearica regulorum gibbericeps isolate bBalReg1 chromosome 1, bBalReg1.pri, whole genome shotgun sequence. Protein-coding genes within it:
- the LOC104640342 gene encoding adipocyte plasma membrane-associated protein-like isoform X2 — its product is MFPAWGFPAAVLATFASIYFLPSPIDPEPFIFEKPPPALVGSLQVNKKLQSGQRIFTGKLKGPESFTVDDEGNIYTGTVDGKLWMISGDQLHFITQMGQNMPECGTPDYEPLCGRPHGVRMDQDGNLIVADSYLGLYKVNPRTGEKTLLLASEKGVDGLPFKFLNGLEISKKSLIYFTDSSSKWERRHHKYEVIETNHLGRLLAYDPVTRTGRTVLSGLYMANGIALSPYEDYILIAETSICRIIRYWVSGTNAGKKEVFVDNLPGYPDNIRLSNTGLYRVGISTTRFASFFSPFLDVLGPYPFLKRFIAKDKRLT
- the LOC104640342 gene encoding adipocyte plasma membrane-associated protein-like isoform X1; the encoded protein is MFPAWGFPAAVLATFASIYFLPSPIDPEPFIFEKPPPALVGSLQVNKKLQSGQRIFTGKLKGPESFTVDDEGNIYTGTVDGKLWMISGDQLHFITQMGQNMPECGTPDYEPLCGRPHGVRMDQDGNLIVADSYLGLYKVNPRTGEKTLLLASEKGVDGLPFKFLNGLEISKKSLIYFTDSSSKWERRHHKYEVIETNHLGRLLAYDPVTRTGRTVLSGLYMANGIALSPYEDYILIAETSICRIIRYWVSGTNAGKKEVFVDNLPGYPDNIRLSNTGLYRVGISTTRFASFFSPFLDVLGPYPFLKRFIAKVTPLSFYNLFLHKHGLFLEINDKGDIVASFHDPDGSVTWAVSDVFEHDGKVYLGNTELPFLVVLQ